The Streptomyces sp. Mut1 genome window below encodes:
- a CDS encoding IucA/IucC family protein, whose protein sequence is MPKYPAHHAAMEPPALLSTPELNREAWDRAAARMLAKTLGEFAYEEVIEPAVRTPGGDTYTLGLDDGSTLSFTARRGVYGSWRVDPESIRETAHPDSHRAADGQDPQAADGVPFRDPLLFLTRARHLLGLDGATLGHLIRELTTTLTADARLDHTALTAAELADLGYAELEGHQTGHPWIVANKGRLGFSATDASRYTPEARKPVRLPWLAVSHRIAAYRGVGRLATPGPLYAQELDAEVRASFADTLRARGLDPDAYHYLPVHPWQWDEWIVPLFAPAIAVGDIVPLPADPDVRLPQQSIRTFANVARPDRHTVKLPLSILNTLVWRGLPTERTIAAPAVTDWVLGLRDNDPFLRDTCGVILLGEVASVTVEHPLYDHLPETPYQFKEILGAIWREPLLPRLAPGERARTLASLLHTDPRGRAFTAELVARSGLTPTVWLSRLFAALLPPLLHFLYRYGTVFSPHGENAIVVFDDQDVPVRLAIKDFVDDVNVSAQPLPEHDTMPPDVRRVLLTEEPAFLTQFIHSGLFTGVFRFLSPLCEEQLGVPEGEFWSLVRAEILRHHARFPELKERFETFDMLTPRIERLCLNRNRLHLDGYRDRPERPHAAVHGSVANPLHLSA, encoded by the coding sequence GTGCCGAAATACCCTGCGCACCACGCCGCAATGGAGCCGCCCGCGCTGCTCAGTACCCCGGAGCTGAACCGGGAGGCCTGGGACCGGGCCGCCGCCCGGATGCTCGCCAAGACGCTCGGTGAGTTCGCCTACGAGGAAGTCATCGAGCCGGCCGTACGAACCCCCGGCGGCGACACCTACACCCTCGGACTGGACGACGGCTCCACCCTGAGCTTCACCGCCCGGCGCGGCGTGTACGGCAGCTGGCGCGTGGACCCGGAATCGATCCGGGAAACAGCCCACCCCGACTCCCACCGGGCGGCGGACGGCCAGGACCCGCAGGCAGCGGACGGCGTCCCCTTCCGCGATCCGCTGCTGTTCCTCACCCGGGCCCGCCACCTCCTCGGGCTCGACGGCGCCACCCTCGGCCACCTCATCCGTGAGCTGACCACGACGCTCACCGCGGACGCCCGCCTCGACCACACCGCGCTCACCGCCGCCGAACTGGCCGACCTCGGCTACGCGGAACTCGAAGGCCACCAGACCGGCCACCCCTGGATCGTCGCCAACAAGGGCCGCCTCGGCTTCTCCGCCACCGACGCCTCCCGCTACACCCCCGAGGCCAGGAAACCGGTCAGGCTGCCGTGGCTGGCCGTCTCCCACCGGATCGCCGCCTACCGGGGCGTGGGCCGGCTGGCCACCCCGGGGCCGCTCTACGCCCAGGAGCTCGACGCCGAGGTCCGCGCGTCCTTCGCCGACACCCTGCGCGCCCGCGGCCTCGACCCGGACGCCTACCACTACCTGCCCGTCCACCCCTGGCAGTGGGACGAGTGGATCGTGCCGCTCTTCGCCCCGGCCATCGCCGTCGGCGACATCGTGCCCCTGCCCGCCGACCCGGACGTGCGGCTGCCGCAGCAGTCCATCCGTACCTTCGCCAACGTCGCGCGACCCGACCGGCACACGGTCAAGCTCCCGCTGTCGATCCTCAACACGCTGGTCTGGCGCGGGCTGCCGACCGAGCGGACCATCGCCGCCCCCGCCGTAACGGACTGGGTGCTGGGGCTGCGCGACAACGATCCGTTCCTGCGCGACACCTGCGGCGTCATCCTGCTCGGCGAGGTCGCGTCGGTCACCGTCGAGCACCCGCTGTACGACCACCTCCCCGAGACGCCGTACCAGTTCAAGGAGATCCTCGGCGCGATCTGGCGCGAGCCCCTGCTGCCGCGTCTGGCGCCGGGGGAGCGGGCCCGTACCCTCGCCTCGCTGCTCCACACCGACCCGCGGGGACGCGCCTTCACCGCCGAGCTGGTCGCCCGCTCCGGGCTGACGCCCACCGTCTGGCTCTCCCGGCTCTTCGCCGCGCTGCTGCCGCCGCTGCTGCACTTCCTCTACCGCTACGGCACCGTCTTCTCCCCGCACGGCGAGAACGCGATCGTGGTCTTCGACGACCAGGACGTGCCCGTACGTCTCGCGATCAAGGACTTCGTGGACGACGTCAACGTGAGCGCGCAGCCGCTGCCCGAACACGACACCATGCCGCCCGACGTGCGCCGCGTCCTGCTGACCGAGGAACCGGCCTTCCTCACCCAGTTCATCCACTCCGGACTCTTCACCGGGGTCTTCCGGTTCCTCTCCCCGCTCTGCGAGGAACAGCTCGGTGTCCCCGAGGGCGAATTCTGGTCACTCGTCCGGGCGGAGATCCTGCGCCACCACGCCCGGTTCCCCGAGCTGAAGGAGCGGTTCGAGACGTTCGACATGCTGACCCCGCGGATCGAGCGCCTCTGTCTGAACCGCAATCGTCTGCATCTCGACGGCTACCGCGACCGGCCCGAACGCCCGCACGCGGCGGTCCACGGCTCCGTGGCCAACCCGCTCCACCTCTCGGCGTGA
- a CDS encoding ATP-dependent DNA helicase, giving the protein MTKPSLPELLHAAVTAVGGTERPGQAAMAGAVAEAVDDQSHLLVQAGTGTGKSLGYLVPALAHGERVVVATATLALQRQLVERDLPRTVDALHPLLRRRPQFAMLKGRSNYLCLHRLHEGVPQEEEEGLFDQFEAAAPSSKLGQDLLRMRDWADETETGDRDDLTPGVSDRAWAQTSVTSRECLGATKCAYGAECFAEQARERAKLADVVVTNHALLAIDAIEGAPVLPQHEVLIVDEAHELVSRVTGVATGELTPGQVNRAVRRAAKLVNEKAADALQTASEGFERVMELALPGRLEEVPEDLGYALMALRDAARTVISAIGSTRDKSVQDEDAVRKQALASVESIHAVAERITQGSEYDVVWYERHDRFGASVRVAPLSVSGLLREKLFTERSVVLTSATLKLGGDFNGVGASLGLAPEGTAGDDVPQWKGLDVGSPFDYPKQGILYVARHLATPGREGSRTDMLDELAELVEAAGGRTLGLFSSMRGAKAAAEELRGRLDKPILLQGEETLGELIKNFAADPETCLFGTLSLWQGVDVPGPSCQLVVMDRIPFPRPDDPLMSARQKAVEEAGGNGFMAVAATHAALLMAQGAGRLVRATGDKGVVAVLDPRLANARYGSYLRASLPGFWYTTDRNQARRSLAAIDAAAKAAQG; this is encoded by the coding sequence ATGACGAAGCCATCCCTCCCCGAGCTCCTGCACGCCGCCGTGACCGCCGTCGGCGGTACGGAGAGGCCCGGCCAGGCCGCCATGGCCGGTGCCGTCGCCGAGGCGGTAGACGACCAATCCCACCTGCTCGTCCAGGCCGGCACGGGTACGGGCAAATCGCTCGGCTACCTGGTGCCGGCCCTGGCACACGGCGAGCGCGTCGTCGTGGCCACGGCGACCCTGGCCCTCCAGCGCCAGCTGGTCGAGCGGGACCTGCCGCGCACGGTGGACGCGCTGCATCCGCTGCTGCGCCGCCGCCCCCAGTTCGCCATGCTGAAGGGCCGGTCGAACTACCTCTGCCTGCACCGGCTGCACGAGGGCGTGCCGCAGGAGGAGGAAGAGGGCCTGTTCGACCAGTTCGAGGCGGCGGCGCCGTCCAGCAAGCTCGGCCAGGACCTCCTGCGCATGCGGGACTGGGCGGACGAGACGGAGACGGGCGACCGGGACGACCTCACCCCCGGCGTCTCCGACCGGGCCTGGGCGCAGACCTCCGTCACGTCCCGGGAGTGCCTGGGCGCCACCAAGTGCGCGTACGGGGCGGAGTGTTTCGCCGAGCAGGCCAGGGAGCGGGCCAAGCTCGCGGACGTGGTCGTCACCAACCACGCGCTGCTGGCGATCGACGCCATCGAGGGCGCCCCGGTGCTCCCGCAGCACGAGGTGCTGATCGTGGACGAGGCCCATGAGCTGGTCTCCCGGGTCACCGGGGTGGCCACCGGCGAGCTGACCCCGGGCCAGGTGAACCGCGCGGTGCGCCGCGCCGCGAAGCTGGTCAACGAGAAGGCGGCCGACGCGCTGCAGACCGCGTCCGAGGGCTTCGAGCGGGTGATGGAGCTGGCGCTCCCCGGCCGTCTGGAGGAGGTCCCGGAGGATCTCGGATACGCGCTGATGGCCCTGCGGGACGCCGCGCGTACGGTGATCTCCGCGATCGGTTCCACCCGGGACAAGTCCGTCCAGGACGAGGACGCGGTCCGCAAGCAGGCGCTGGCCTCGGTCGAGTCCATCCACGCCGTCGCGGAGCGCATCACGCAGGGCTCCGAGTACGACGTCGTCTGGTACGAGCGGCACGACCGGTTCGGCGCCTCCGTGCGGGTCGCCCCGCTCTCCGTCTCCGGGCTGCTGCGCGAGAAGCTCTTCACCGAGCGCTCCGTCGTCCTCACCTCGGCCACGCTCAAGCTCGGCGGCGACTTCAACGGTGTGGGCGCCTCCCTGGGGCTCGCCCCCGAGGGGACCGCGGGCGACGACGTCCCGCAGTGGAAGGGCCTCGACGTCGGTTCGCCCTTCGACTACCCGAAGCAGGGCATCCTGTATGTCGCCCGGCATCTGGCGACCCCGGGCCGGGAGGGCTCCCGTACGGACATGCTCGATGAGCTGGCCGAGCTGGTCGAAGCCGCCGGCGGGCGCACGCTGGGACTGTTCTCCTCGATGCGGGGGGCCAAGGCCGCCGCCGAGGAACTGCGGGGCCGGCTGGACAAGCCGATCCTGCTCCAGGGCGAGGAGACCCTGGGCGAGCTGATCAAGAACTTCGCGGCCGACCCGGAGACCTGCCTCTTCGGCACGCTGTCGCTGTGGCAGGGCGTGGACGTCCCCGGGCCGAGCTGCCAGCTGGTGGTCATGGACCGTATCCCGTTCCCCCGGCCCGACGATCCGCTGATGAGCGCGCGCCAGAAGGCGGTCGAGGAAGCGGGCGGCAACGGCTTCATGGCGGTGGCGGCCACGCACGCCGCGCTGCTGATGGCCCAGGGAGCCGGCCGTCTCGTACGGGCCACGGGGGACAAGGGCGTCGTCGCGGTGCTCGACCCACGCCTCGCCAACGCCCGCTACGGCAGCTATCTGCGGGCCTCGCTCCCCGGCTTCTGGTACACCACCGACCGGAACCAGGCCCGCCGCTCCCTCGCCGCGATCGACGCCGCGGCGAAGGCTGCGCAGGGCTAG
- the lexA gene encoding transcriptional repressor LexA codes for MTTTADSAIITAQDRSQSRVEPVHAMSDSVTNTEGPEPGRPARSLPGRPPGIRADSSGLTDRQRRVIEVIRDSVQRRGYPPSMREIGQAVGLSSTSSVAHQLMALERKGFLRRDPHRPRAYEVRGSDQPSTQPTDTTGKPAASYVPLVGRIAAGGPILAEESVEDVFPLPRQLVGDGELFVLKVVGDSMIEAAICDGDWVTVRRQPVAENGDIVAAMLDGEATVKRFKREDGHVWLLPHNAAYQPIPGDEATILGKVVAVLRRV; via the coding sequence GTGACCACCACCGCAGACAGTGCCATCATCACTGCCCAGGACCGCTCCCAGAGCCGAGTCGAACCGGTGCATGCCATGAGTGACTCAGTCACGAACACGGAGGGGCCGGAGCCCGGTCGCCCAGCGCGCTCGCTCCCCGGACGACCTCCTGGAATCCGGGCGGACAGCTCGGGGCTCACGGACCGGCAGCGGCGGGTGATCGAGGTCATCCGGGATTCCGTGCAGCGGCGTGGATATCCGCCGTCGATGCGGGAGATCGGTCAGGCGGTCGGCCTTTCCAGCACCTCCTCCGTCGCGCATCAGCTGATGGCTCTGGAGCGCAAGGGCTTCCTGCGCCGCGATCCCCACCGCCCCCGGGCGTACGAGGTACGCGGCTCGGACCAGCCGAGCACCCAGCCGACGGACACCACGGGCAAGCCCGCCGCCTCGTACGTGCCGCTGGTGGGCCGGATCGCGGCCGGTGGACCGATCCTCGCCGAGGAGTCCGTCGAGGACGTGTTCCCGCTCCCCCGGCAGCTGGTCGGTGACGGTGAGCTGTTCGTGCTGAAGGTCGTCGGCGACTCGATGATCGAAGCGGCGATCTGTGACGGCGACTGGGTCACCGTGCGACGCCAGCCCGTCGCGGAGAACGGCGACATCGTGGCCGCCATGCTGGACGGCGAGGCCACCGTGAAGCGCTTCAAGCGGGAGGACGGCCACGTCTGGCTCCTCCCCCACAACGCCGCGTACCAGCCGATCCCCGGCGACGAGGCGACCATCCTCGGCAAGGTCGTCGCGGTGCTGCGCCGGGTCTGA
- the nrdR gene encoding transcriptional regulator NrdR — MHCPFCRHPDSRVVDSRTTDDGTSIRRRRQCPDCSRRFTTVETCSLMVVKRSGVTEPFSRTKVISGVRKACQGRPVTEDALAKLGQRVEEAVRATGSAELTTHDVGLAILGPLQELDLVAYLRFASVYRAFDSLEDFEAAITELRERRPSAEGCGSGETLEVPVPAVAAD, encoded by the coding sequence ATGCACTGCCCCTTCTGCAGGCACCCCGACAGCCGGGTCGTCGACAGTCGCACCACCGACGACGGGACCTCGATCCGCCGGCGCCGCCAGTGCCCCGACTGCTCCCGCCGTTTCACGACGGTGGAGACCTGTTCGCTCATGGTGGTCAAGCGCAGCGGTGTGACCGAGCCCTTCAGCCGCACCAAGGTGATCTCCGGGGTGCGCAAGGCGTGCCAGGGGCGTCCCGTCACCGAGGACGCCCTCGCCAAACTCGGCCAACGGGTCGAGGAGGCGGTGCGCGCGACCGGGAGCGCCGAGCTGACCACGCACGACGTGGGCCTGGCCATCCTCGGCCCCCTGCAGGAACTCGACCTCGTCGCCTACCTGCGGTTCGCGTCCGTGTACCGGGCGTTCGACAGCCTCGAAGACTTCGAGGCCGCCATCACGGAACTCCGTGAGCGGCGGCCCTCCGCAGAAGGATGCGGGAGCGGCGAGACCCTGGAGGTCCCCGTTCCCGCCGTCGCCGCCGACTGA
- a CDS encoding vitamin B12-dependent ribonucleotide reductase, which yields MTETASGPARGSRKGTKSTASKQGLRIERIHTTPGVHPYDEVAWERRDVVMTNWRDGSINFEQRGVEFPDFWSVNAVNIVTSKYFRGAVGTPQRETGLRQLIDRIVKTYRKAGEDYHYFSSPADAEIFEHELAYALLHQIFSFNSPVWFNVGTPQPQQVSACFILAVDDSMESILDWYKEEGMIFKGGSGAGLNLSRIRSSKELLSSGGNASGPVSFMRGADASAGTIKSGGATRRAAKMVILDVDHPDIENFIETKVKEEEKIRALRDAGFDMDLGGDDITSVQYQNANNSVRVNDEFMKAVESGGKFGLRARMTGDVIEEVEAKSLFRKMAEAAWACADPGIQYDDTINHWHTCPESGRINGSNPCSEYMHLDNTSCNLASLNLMKFLKDDGKGNQSFESERFAKVVELVITAMDISICFADFPTEKIGENTRAFRQLGIGYANLGALLMATGHAYDSDGGRALAGAITSLMTGTSYRRSAELAAVVGPYDGYARNAEPHQRVMKQHADANAVAVHADDLDNPIWTAATEAWQDVIRLGAKNGFRNAQASVIAPTGTIGLAMSCDTTGLEPDLALVKFKKLVGGGSMQIVNGTVPQALRRLGYQEEQIEAIVAHIAENGNVIDAPSLKTEHYEVFDCAMGERSISAMGHVRMMAAIQPWISGALSKTVNLPETATVEDVEEVYFEAWKMGVKALAIYRDNCKVGQPLSAKTKEKEKEAVTAKAEDTIRTAVEKVVEYRPVRKRLPKGRPGITTSFTVGGAEGYMTANSYPDDGLGEVFLKMSKQGSTLAGMMDAFSIAVSVGLQYGVPLETYVSKFTNMRFEPAGMTDDPDVRMAQSIVDYIFRRLALDFLPFETRSALGIHSAEERQRHLDTGSYEPTFEEEQLEAEVLAQSAPVRTETLKAVPAEKTGKAEPKTAHTSAELVEMQLGISADAPLCFSCGTKMQRAGSCYICEGCGSTSGCS from the coding sequence ATGACAGAGACGGCGAGCGGCCCGGCACGAGGTTCCCGCAAGGGGACCAAGTCGACTGCGTCCAAGCAGGGCCTGCGTATCGAGCGCATCCACACCACCCCCGGCGTGCATCCGTACGACGAGGTGGCCTGGGAGCGCCGTGACGTCGTCATGACCAACTGGCGCGACGGCTCGATCAACTTCGAGCAGCGTGGCGTCGAGTTCCCCGACTTCTGGTCGGTGAACGCGGTCAACATCGTCACCAGCAAGTATTTCCGGGGCGCCGTCGGCACCCCGCAGCGCGAGACCGGTCTGCGGCAGCTGATCGACCGGATCGTCAAGACGTACCGGAAGGCCGGCGAGGACTACCACTACTTCTCTTCCCCCGCCGACGCGGAGATCTTCGAGCACGAGCTGGCGTACGCCCTCCTGCACCAGATCTTCAGCTTCAACTCGCCGGTGTGGTTCAACGTCGGAACGCCCCAGCCGCAGCAGGTCTCGGCCTGCTTCATCCTGGCCGTCGACGACTCCATGGAGTCGATCCTCGACTGGTACAAGGAAGAGGGCATGATCTTCAAGGGCGGCTCCGGCGCCGGCCTGAACCTCTCCCGTATCCGTTCCTCCAAGGAACTCCTCTCCTCCGGAGGCAACGCCTCCGGCCCCGTCTCCTTCATGCGGGGCGCCGACGCCTCCGCCGGAACGATCAAGTCCGGTGGCGCCACCCGCCGTGCGGCCAAGATGGTCATCCTCGACGTCGACCACCCCGACATCGAGAACTTCATCGAGACCAAGGTGAAGGAGGAGGAGAAGATCCGCGCCCTGCGCGACGCGGGCTTCGACATGGACCTGGGCGGCGACGACATCACGTCCGTCCAGTACCAGAACGCCAACAACTCGGTCCGGGTGAACGACGAGTTCATGAAGGCCGTCGAGTCCGGCGGCAAGTTCGGGCTGCGTGCCCGGATGACCGGCGACGTCATCGAAGAGGTCGAGGCCAAGTCCCTCTTCCGCAAGATGGCCGAGGCGGCCTGGGCCTGCGCCGACCCGGGCATCCAGTACGACGACACGATCAACCACTGGCACACCTGCCCCGAGTCCGGCCGCATCAACGGCTCGAACCCGTGCAGCGAGTACATGCACCTGGACAACACCTCGTGCAACCTCGCCTCGCTGAACCTGATGAAGTTCCTCAAGGACGACGGCAAGGGCAACCAGTCCTTCGAGTCCGAGCGCTTCGCCAAGGTCGTCGAGCTGGTCATCACCGCGATGGACATCTCCATCTGCTTCGCCGACTTCCCGACCGAGAAGATCGGCGAGAACACCCGCGCCTTCCGCCAGCTCGGCATCGGCTACGCCAACCTCGGCGCCCTGCTGATGGCGACCGGCCACGCGTACGACAGCGACGGCGGCCGCGCGCTCGCCGGCGCCATCACCTCGCTGATGACCGGCACCTCCTACCGCCGCTCCGCCGAGCTCGCCGCCGTCGTCGGCCCGTACGACGGCTACGCCCGCAACGCCGAGCCGCACCAGCGCGTCATGAAGCAGCACGCCGACGCCAACGCCGTGGCCGTCCACGCCGACGACCTGGACAACCCGATCTGGACCGCCGCGACCGAGGCCTGGCAGGACGTGATCCGGCTCGGCGCGAAGAACGGTTTCCGTAACGCGCAGGCCTCGGTCATCGCGCCCACCGGCACCATCGGTCTCGCCATGTCCTGCGACACCACCGGCCTTGAGCCCGACCTCGCCCTGGTCAAGTTCAAGAAGCTGGTCGGCGGCGGCTCGATGCAGATCGTCAACGGCACCGTCCCGCAGGCCCTGCGCCGCCTGGGCTACCAGGAGGAGCAGATCGAGGCGATCGTCGCCCACATCGCCGAGAACGGCAATGTGATCGACGCCCCCAGCCTGAAGACCGAGCACTACGAGGTCTTCGACTGCGCGATGGGCGAGCGTTCCATCTCCGCGATGGGCCACGTGCGCATGATGGCGGCCATCCAGCCGTGGATCTCCGGCGCGCTCTCCAAGACGGTGAACCTGCCGGAGACGGCCACCGTCGAGGACGTCGAGGAGGTCTACTTCGAGGCGTGGAAGATGGGCGTCAAGGCGCTCGCGATCTACCGCGACAACTGCAAGGTCGGGCAGCCCCTCTCCGCGAAGACCAAGGAGAAGGAGAAGGAAGCGGTCACGGCCAAGGCCGAGGACACCATCCGTACGGCGGTCGAGAAGGTCGTCGAGTACCGCCCCGTCCGTAAGCGCCTGCCCAAGGGCCGGCCCGGCATCACCACCTCCTTCACGGTGGGCGGCGCCGAGGGCTACATGACCGCCAACTCCTACCCCGACGACGGTCTCGGCGAGGTCTTCCTGAAGATGTCCAAGCAGGGCTCGACCCTCGCGGGCATGATGGACGCCTTCTCCATCGCCGTCTCGGTCGGTCTGCAGTACGGCGTCCCGCTGGAGACGTACGTCTCGAAGTTCACCAACATGCGCTTCGAGCCGGCCGGCATGACGGACGACCCGGACGTGCGGATGGCGCAGTCGATCGTCGACTACATCTTCCGCCGCCTGGCGCTGGACTTCCTGCCCTTCGAGACCCGCTCCGCCCTCGGCATCCACTCCGCCGAGGAGCGTCAGCGCCACCTCGACACCGGTTCCTACGAGCCGACGTTCGAGGAGGAGCAGCTGGAGGCCGAGGTCCTGGCGCAGTCCGCCCCGGTGCGGACGGAGACGCTGAAGGCGGTCCCGGCCGAGAAGACCGGGAAGGCCGAGCCCAAGACGGCCCACACCTCGGCCGAGCTCGTCGAGATGCAGCTCGGCATCAGCGCGGACGCCCCGCTCTGCTTCTCCTGCGGTACGAAGATGCAGCGCGCGGGTTCCTGCTACATCTGCGAGGGCTGCGGCTCGACCAGCGGTTGCAGCTGA
- a CDS encoding TerD family protein, giving the protein MSTPNKDLEKVEVRIKWDPSDQSEAPNDLDIIAATYPADEPYGSPAYLVHFDSRAPDGTITLNRDSRTGQGLGYDEEMTLELDRLSEEYGRVVVGVAIQQRDGLKTFGAIENTGVQIREGYATLAEDDFSSVGNATAAVVAEFVRDSAGGWRFHGTVRGFDGDPDSFATAMGSRDYGA; this is encoded by the coding sequence ATGAGCACTCCCAACAAGGACCTCGAAAAGGTCGAGGTGAGGATCAAGTGGGACCCCAGCGACCAGAGTGAGGCCCCCAACGACCTCGACATCATCGCGGCGACCTACCCGGCGGACGAGCCGTACGGCAGCCCGGCGTACCTCGTGCACTTCGACAGCCGGGCACCCGACGGCACCATCACGCTGAACCGCGACAGCAGGACGGGACAGGGGCTGGGCTACGACGAGGAGATGACGCTGGAGCTGGACCGGCTCTCCGAGGAGTACGGCCGGGTCGTCGTCGGTGTGGCCATCCAACAGCGCGACGGACTCAAGACGTTCGGCGCCATAGAGAACACCGGGGTCCAGATCCGCGAGGGCTACGCGACGCTCGCCGAGGACGACTTCTCCTCGGTGGGCAACGCCACGGCGGCCGTCGTGGCCGAATTCGTACGCGACTCCGCCGGCGGCTGGCGCTTCCACGGGACGGTACGGGGCTTCGACGGGGACCCGGACTCGTTCGCCACGGCGATGGGCAGCCGCGACTACGGCGCATGA
- a CDS encoding YdbC family protein, with translation MLVKWIRCSVTDRRGFERGQRKWAGLLGEPGFRGQGGGWSRGRPEVAHVFAFWENRVFYDSFMARGHDTLAAAQAGTYNDIQVKLFEYRFDVKTGFEPRFTDADVLRVAHSQVHEDRVEHFALMQQRVWNPAMAGSPGMLRGIFGEAPGHEFLVLSMWQSSAERGKYRPGSVDRLSERAQTEQDVAALAGDVVQLEPSWTV, from the coding sequence GTGCTGGTCAAGTGGATTCGCTGCAGTGTGACGGACCGTCGAGGATTCGAACGGGGGCAGCGGAAGTGGGCGGGGCTGCTGGGTGAGCCGGGGTTCAGGGGGCAGGGCGGCGGCTGGAGCCGTGGCCGGCCCGAGGTGGCGCATGTCTTCGCCTTCTGGGAGAACCGGGTCTTCTACGACTCGTTCATGGCACGCGGCCACGACACCCTGGCGGCCGCGCAGGCCGGTACGTACAACGACATCCAGGTCAAGCTCTTCGAGTACCGCTTCGACGTGAAGACCGGATTCGAACCCCGCTTCACGGACGCGGACGTGCTCAGGGTGGCCCACAGCCAGGTGCACGAGGACCGGGTCGAGCACTTCGCGCTCATGCAGCAGCGGGTGTGGAACCCGGCGATGGCGGGGTCGCCCGGGATGCTGCGGGGCATCTTCGGCGAGGCGCCGGGGCACGAGTTCCTGGTCCTGTCGATGTGGCAGTCCAGCGCCGAGCGCGGAAAGTACCGGCCGGGCAGTGTCGACCGGCTCTCGGAGCGCGCGCAGACCGAACAGGACGTGGCCGCGCTGGCCGGGGACGTCGTGCAACTCGAACCGTCCTGGACGGTGTGA
- a CDS encoding histidine phosphatase family protein encodes MARPQRIVLVRHGESEGNADDTVYEREPDHALRLTPTGLRQARETGVRLRELFGPERVSVYVSPYRRTHETFASLGLDAGRVRVREEPRLREQDWGNWQDHDDVRLQKAYRDAYGHFFYRFAQGESGADVYDRVGAFLESLHRSFEAPDHPPNVLLVTHGLTMRLFCMRWFHWSVAEFESLSNPGNGESRTLVLGKDGRYTLDRPFERWRTPEPYGITG; translated from the coding sequence ATGGCACGACCGCAACGCATCGTTCTTGTCCGGCACGGGGAGTCCGAGGGCAACGCCGACGACACCGTGTACGAGCGCGAGCCCGACCACGCGCTGAGGCTCACCCCCACAGGGCTGCGCCAGGCCCGCGAGACGGGGGTGCGGCTGCGCGAACTCTTCGGCCCGGAGCGGGTCAGTGTGTACGTCTCCCCCTACCGGCGCACCCACGAGACGTTCGCCTCCCTCGGCCTGGACGCCGGGCGCGTGCGGGTCCGTGAGGAGCCCCGGCTGCGCGAGCAGGACTGGGGGAACTGGCAGGACCACGACGACGTCAGGCTCCAGAAGGCGTACCGGGACGCCTACGGGCACTTCTTCTACCGCTTCGCGCAGGGCGAGTCGGGGGCGGACGTGTACGACCGGGTCGGCGCCTTCCTGGAGAGCCTGCACCGCAGCTTCGAGGCCCCCGACCACCCGCCGAACGTCCTGCTCGTCACGCACGGGCTGACCATGCGGCTGTTCTGCATGCGCTGGTTCCACTGGTCCGTGGCCGAATTCGAATCGCTTTCCAACCCCGGAAACGGGGAATCGCGCACGCTGGTACTGGGCAAGGACGGGCGCTACACCCTCGACCGGCCCTTCGAGCGCTGGCGTACCCCTGAGCCGTACGGCATCACCGGATAG
- a CDS encoding ADP-ribosylglycohydrolase family protein: MTESASDQRIERALASLRGLSVGDALGSQFFVPANYPLLKDRALPPGPWQWTDDTEMACSVLAVLRDHGRIDQDALAHSFAEHHDFDRGYGPAVNRLLRLVREGGDWRELASALFKGQGSWGNGSSMRIAPLGAWYADDPEQATHQAEISSYTTHQHREAVVGAMAVAAAAALVASPSGPPAPADLLDGVVALVPRSAVGAGLRRARDMLDYEDAGTVAAVLGNGRRTSAHDTVPFALWSAARSLGDFEQAFWVTAQAGGDVDTTCAIVGGVVAAGSAGAPPAAWVAQTEELPHWSTRAA, translated from the coding sequence ATGACCGAATCCGCTTCCGACCAGCGCATCGAACGCGCCCTCGCCAGCCTGCGCGGCCTGTCCGTGGGAGACGCCCTGGGCTCCCAGTTCTTCGTGCCGGCCAACTATCCGCTCCTGAAGGACCGCGCACTGCCCCCCGGGCCGTGGCAGTGGACCGACGACACGGAAATGGCCTGTTCCGTCCTGGCCGTGCTCCGCGACCACGGCCGTATCGACCAGGACGCCCTCGCCCACTCGTTCGCGGAGCACCACGATTTCGACCGCGGATACGGCCCCGCCGTCAACCGGCTGCTCCGCCTCGTGCGCGAGGGCGGGGACTGGCGGGAGCTCGCCTCCGCCCTGTTCAAGGGCCAGGGCTCGTGGGGCAACGGCTCGTCGATGCGCATCGCGCCGCTCGGCGCCTGGTACGCGGACGACCCCGAGCAGGCCACGCACCAGGCCGAGATCTCCTCGTACACCACGCACCAGCACCGGGAGGCCGTCGTGGGTGCGATGGCCGTGGCGGCGGCCGCCGCGCTCGTGGCCTCGCCGTCCGGGCCCCCCGCCCCCGCGGACCTGCTGGACGGTGTCGTCGCGCTCGTCCCGCGCAGCGCGGTCGGCGCCGGGCTGCGGCGCGCCCGCGACATGCTGGACTACGAGGACGCGGGCACCGTGGCGGCGGTCCTCGGCAACGGGCGCCGTACCAGCGCGCACGACACCGTCCCGTTCGCCCTGTGGTCGGCGGCCCGCAGCCTCGGCGACTTCGAGCAGGCCTTCTGGGTGACCGCACAGGCAGGCGGCGACGTCGACACGACCTGCGCGATCGTCGGCGGAGTGGTCGCGGCAGGCAGCGCGGGCGCACCACCGGCGGCATGGGTGGCGCAGACGGAAGAGCTGCCGCACTGGTCGACGCGCGCGGCCTGA